A genomic region of Labeo rohita strain BAU-BD-2019 unplaced genomic scaffold, IGBB_LRoh.1.0 scaffold_989, whole genome shotgun sequence contains the following coding sequences:
- the LOC127162622 gene encoding proline-rich protein 36-like, with protein MVLVPVSSQVKAVFPVSSQFRAIAPISSQVTAIFPEPSNVKMAATPEPLHKMAAVSKPLHKMAAISKPLHKMAAIPEPVVMMAHMLDSPLMTVWAAKVALLHVAAATPESSQDTESSQDTAAVLHESSQVTAVPHESSQVTVVPHKSSHATAVVPESSHVVPESSHITAVAPEPSHVVHESSPGTAELHEQSQVIADPHEPSQAAAVIPEPSQASAAAPESSQATAVASKSSQASKFSQASKSSNVKTVVPASSNVKAIVPASSNLKAVVPEPSKVIVNLHKPSEVRAALPESSKVTVVVPESSKVIDLHKPVQVTAGLHVSNQVTADLQESSQFTTDLHESGQVTAALIEPSQGIAVVSESSHILPNGLEPPHVSSDLPVPRHVSSICPEPSYFSSDLPEPCHASSDIPKSRPIRMTGVLDPPLASVRAANIPMALIPSRPTFEAVLPPAAALPVMAVAIWCVWSAHCAPEVTSVHKSAPEITTDHKSAPEVLSGLKSALEVPSGLKSAPEVLSGLKSAPEVPSDHESAPEASPVGEAAPMSPEVSASAVDPPREAALSFGLSASPLILSASSVPVLPRSQSIIRVPVQPWRVLAPPVPPWRASAPPALPPVPSWKFPVPPAQPWRAPAPPALLFVSSIPALPRSQPMTQVPALPWRVPAPSAPPPALPWRAPAPPVLPPAPPWRALAPPAPPPAPPWRVPALSVLPQSPGPPHGPGPPALALSRSRLPLDYCSSLRTILSSRL; from the coding sequence atggtccttgttcctgtgtcaagtcaggtcaaagctgtgtttcctgtgtcaagtcaattCAGAGCTATCGCTcctatctcaagtcaagttacagccatctttcctgagccaagtaacgtcaagatggctgccacgccagagccactgcacaagatggccgccgtctccaagcccctccacaagatggccgccatctccaagccactccacaagatggccgccattccagaacctgtggtcatgatggcccatatgctggactcacccctaatgacggtatgggcagctaaagtggcgctccttcatgtcgcggcggctacccctgagtcaagtcaagacacagagtcaagtcaagacacagctgctgttctccacgagtcaagccaggtcacagctgttccccacgagtcaagccaagtcacagttgttccccacaagtcaagtcacgctacagctgttgttcctgagtcaagccatgttgttcctgagtcaagtcacattacagctgttgctcctgagccaagccatgttgttcatgagtcaagtcccgGTACAGCGGAGCTCCATGAGCAAAGCCAGGTTatagcagatcctcatgagccaagtcaagctgctgctgttattccagagccaagtcaagcttcagccgctgctccggagtcaagtcaggctacagctgtagcctccaagtccagtcaagcctccaagttcagtcaagcctccaagtccagcaacgttAAGACTGTCGtacctgcgtcaagcaacgtcaaggctatcgttcctgcgtcaagcaacctcaaggctgtcgttcccgagccaagtaaagtcattgttaaccttcacaagccaagtgaagtcagggccgctcttcctgagtcaagcaaagtcacagtcgtggttcctgagtcaagtaaagtcattgatcttcacaagccagttcaagtcaccgctggtcttcacgtgtcaaatcaagtcactgctgatctccaagagtcaagtcagttcactactgatcttcacgaatctGGTCAAGTCACAGCGGCACTTATTGAGCCAAGTCAAGGTATTGCTGTtgtttcagagtcaagtcacatcctGCCCAACGGCCTAGAGCCTCCCCATGTTTCatcagacctcccagtgcctcgtcatgtctcgtctatctgtccagagccaagttacttctcgtctgaccttccagagccgtgccatgcctcgtctgacatcccaaaATCACGGCCTATCAGGATGACCggcgtgctggacccaccactagcaTCAGTGAGGGCAGCGAACATCCCAATGGCATTAATACCCTCTAGACCCACCTTTGAAGCGGTCCTGCCACCCGCCGCTGCTCTTCCcgtaatggcggttgccatttggtgtgtgtggtctgcacactgtgctcctgaggtcacgtctgttcataAGTCCGCCCCTGAGATCACGactgatcacaagtctgctccagaggtcctgtctggtctcaagtctgctctagaggtcccgtctggtctcaagtctgctccagaggtcctgtctggtctcaagtctgctcctgaggtcccgtctgaccacgagtcagctccagaggcctcccctgtcggagaagccgcgccaatgtctcctgaggtgtcagcttcggctgtagatcctcctagggaggcggcgttatcctttggtctctctgcttctccccttattctgtctgcctcctctgtccctgttctccccaggtcccagtccattatACGGGTTCCTGTTCAGCCCTGGAGGGtcctggcgcctcctgttccgccctggagggcctcggcgcctcctgctctgcctccggttccGTCCTGGAAGTTCCCGGTGcctcctgctcagccctggagggctcctgcccctcctgctcttctgtttgtctcctctatccctgctctccccaggtcccagcccATGACGCAGgtccctgctctgccctggagggttcctgcgccttctgctccgcctcctgctctgccctggagggctcctgcgcctcctgttctgcctccggctccgccctggagggctcttgcgcctcctgctccgcctccggctccaccttggagggtacctgctctgtcggtcctgcctcaatcaccgggccctccacatggacctggccctccagccctcgccctgtctcgctcccgcctGCCTTTGGATTATTGCTCGTCTTTaaggactattctctcgtctcgccttTGA